The region GATTCTTTGTACAGTATTGCCAAAAAATATCCAGGTGTAACTGTTTCAGATATTAAAAAGTGGAACGATATTAGCGGTGAAGAAATAAAACCCGGAATGAAATTAAAAATTGGAGGATAACATGATGTTTTTCTCTTAAATTTGGTTTTGTTTTACAACTGAATTCTAATGAATAAAACCCATTTTTTATATCTTTTTATCTCTCTGTTCCTTTTCTCATGTAAAAAAGGTGATACCGATTTACCTAAAAAAACTACAGGAAGAATCAATAGCATCTCGGTTATTGTTGATGACTTGTGGTGGAATGGCGAGATAGGAGACAATATTCGGAATAAGTTTGCGTCTCCCGTGATTGGCTTGCCGCAGGAAGAACCTCTTTTTACCATCAATCAGTATCCTGTAAAACTGATGGAAGGATTTATGACCGATTGCCGAAACATTATTGTGATTAAAAAAGGCAATGGAAATAAATTCCAAATTAAGGAAAATCAATGTGCCGCACCTCAAAATGTATTTCATATTACCGGAAAAACAGCTGGCGCCATTCTGGAAATTCTTGAAAAAAATTCACCCAAAATGATTCAGATTATTCATCAAACGGAAATTGCTGAAAAGCAAAGACTCAATAGAATGTCTTTGATGAATACTAAAGCAATTAACAAGCAGTTTGATATCAAAATCGAAATTCCTTCCAGTTATGAGCAGGTGCTTCAAAAAGATAATTTTATTTGGCTAAAGAAAGAAATCGTCAGCGGAAGCACGAGTTTGTTAATTTATCAATTGCCATTAAATTCATTTAAATCGGGTGGTAACTTAGTGTCTAATGTCATCAAAATACGGGATTCTATCGGGCATTTGTATATTCATGGGAAAGAAGCCAATACGGATATGGTTACCGAAGAAGCTTATGCACCTTATTTTTTTAAAATAAAACAGGACGGCAAACTGACTTATGAAACCAAAGGAACTTGGGAAGTAAAGAATGATTTCATGTCCGGCCCATTTGTAAACTATGCGATAGTTGATCAAGAACATAACAGACTTTTGGTTCTAGAAGGCTTTTGTTATTCTCCTTCAAAAGAAAAAAGAGACTTAATGCATGAATTGGAGTCAATCATTAAATCGGTTAGTATTGATAAGAAATAAATAGTGAATTGTGGCTTTGAATTCATATAAGAGTCGATTTTTAAACCAAAATGATAAAAAATAATAGCATGGGGTTGCAGTGGAAAATAAAGCCTTTTGAGGCACTATCAGTTCATGAACTATATGATTTACTTCAATTGAGAAGCGAGATCTTTGTTGTGGAGCAAAACTGTGTCTATCTTGATTTAGATGGCAAGGATAAGCTTGCATTGCATCTTTTTGGCGAATTTGAAGGCAAAATCGTTGCCCACGCCCGACTTTTTAAAGCCGGAATCAGTTTTGATAATGCGTCAATAGGAAGAGTAGTCGTTGATCCAAATTACAGAGACAGGAAATGGGGACATGATTTAATGCGGGAAGCCATCGCAGGTGTAGCGCAACATTTTGGCGAAAGCAAGATTACCATTGGAGCGCAATTGTACCTGAAAAAATTCTACGAAAGCCACGGATTTGTGCAAACCAGTGAAATGTATCTCGAAGATGATATTCCGCATATTGAGATGAAAAAAGAATAGTTATATTTTGAGGATACTTTTATAATCGGTAGTATTATTCAAAATAGAGACTGATTTCTTAATTTCGGAATTATTTTTTAGATAATATTGATACAGTCCTTCTTGGTATTGATAGCGTTTTATGATCTCTTCCAGAATTAATTTCTTGATTTCTTCTTGGTTTTTATCCAACAGTGTTTCCTCACTTTTTTGCAAAGCAGTAAGTAACTGCTGGTATTCATTGCTGATTGTGGCATCTATACTTTCTTTTTTAGCCATAGCCAAAGTGTTTTTCAGAGCCAACTCGGTTTCAGTGTCAAAAGAGAATTTTTCGGTTTTCAAAAACTGTTTGAAATCCTGATAATCTGCTGCGGTAAAATTTGGAATTTGATCTCCCGGATTTGGGTTTTTAAAATAATAGCGGGTCACATAATTAAAGATTCCGTCATTTTTCAATAAGGCGTTGGCAATAGCACTTGTGCTTGATTCCTCCAGTGCAATATCCGGCAAAATTCCTCCACCATCATAAACAATCCTGCCTTTGCGGGTTTTGAAAGCGTTAAAATTCTTTTCTTCGGTTCTTTTAGCCTGTCCGTTTTTGTCTTTATGTGTATAGTCTAATGCTTGGATACATCTGCCCGAAGGCGTGTAATAACGCGAAATAGTTACTTTTAATTGAGTGTTATAAGTCAAGTCTACCGGTTTTTGCACTAATCCTTTTCCAAAACTGCGGCTTCCTACAATAACCGCGCGGTCTAAATCTTGTAAAGCTCCTGAAACAATTTCTGAGGCCGAAGCACTTTTGCCATTAATAAGAATAACCAAGGGAATTTGAGTATCTACGGGTTCAAAAGCGGTTTTGTAAGTGTTGTTGTGTTTTTCTATTTTTGATTTGGTGGTGACAATAACCTCATTTTTAGGAACAAATAAATTGCAGATATTTACCGCCTCATGTAATAATCCTCCAGAATTTCCCCTTAAATCGAGTACAATTCTTTCAGCACCTTGCTTTTTTAGTTCTTCAAGAGCGGCTTTGGTTTCGAGTGCCGCTTTGTTGTTAAAGCGTGCCAAAACAATATAACCTGTTTTCTCGTCTATTTTTGCAAAAAAAGGAACCGATTTTATCTCCACTTCATCAAGGACTATTTGGGCAGTATTGGTTTTATTTTGACGGAGGAATTTTACATCAATTTTAGTGTTTTTTGTTCCTCTCATGAGTTGGGAAGCATCTTCTTTGAAGTCAGCCAAAAGAACGTCTCCAATTTGGATTATTTCGTCTCCGGCTTTAAATCCGGCCTTGTCAGCCGGAAAATTCTTGTAGACTTCTCTTATGATCAGTTTGTTTTCTTTTCGAGTAATCAAAGCGCCTATGCCGGTGTATTCTCCGGTATTGTTTATTTTAAATTGCATCACATCCTGCTCATTAAAATAAACGGTGTAAGGATCCAGATTGGCCAACATGCCTTTGATGGCCTTGTCCATCAAGTCGCCAGGGTTTGTTTCATCGACATAGTTAGTGTTCAATTCCTTGAAAAGGGTGGTGAATATTTCGATTTGTTTGGCGATTTCAAAAAAGTCGTTTTTGAAACTGGCGCCCACAAATAAAAATGCCGAAGCGACAACAGGAATTATATATTTCTTTTTGAAAAAGGAAATCATGAGAAGTAGTTCTAGAATTATTGAACTACTAAATTAGTAATAAATGACCAATAATAAAGACGGCTAATGAAGGAATCTTAAAGAAGAGCTTGTAATGCTTTGTAAATTAATCTTTTATTGACTTAGCATCGTCAATACTAGCGTCTTTTTTTATGTTTTGGGCGATGAATTTTTCAAACAATTGAATCGTCTTAGTATTGATTTCCTCGTAGGACAAGCGGTCTTTGGTTTGATAAAAAAGCATGAAAGCATAAGGCTTGTCCAGATTGTCAATAAGCAAGTGCTTGTTGAGGCGGTAAGTTTCGCGAAGGATTCTTTTAAAATGATTGCGGTCTACTGCTTTCTTGAAGTTCCTTTTAGAGACAGAAACGCCCATTTTTATTTTTTCATCTTCATTTAATGAGCCGGAATGATACACTAAACGCAATGGGTATTTAGAAACCGATTTGCCCTCAGAGAATAATAATCCAATGGTAGTTTTACTTTTTAGTTTTTCGTTTTTTGGATAATTGAACTTCATTTTTTGGTATAAAAAGGCAAAGATTTTTGTTGACAAAGGTACAATTAAACCCTAAACCTGCTTATTGTTTCAGAATTAAAATACCGCTAAAAATTTATTTCTTACTTTTGCAGCTAATTTTTTTAAGAATGCAAAAAATAATTTCGTATCCCATATCCGTAATTTATTATTTATGTTTTGGACTTACGTTGGTGATTTTCCATCCGATTCAATGGATTTGTCTGAAATTTTTTGGTTATCAGGCACATAAAAAAAGCGTTGATTACCTTAACTTTTTTTTAGTGAAGTGCACCAATCTTATTGGTACAACCTACAAGTTTGAAAATACCGAAAGTATTCCAAAAGGGGTTCCAATCATTTTTGTCTCCAATCATCAAAGTATGTACGATATTATCGCTATGATTTGGTTTTTGCGACGTTTCCATTGTAAATTTGTAAGTAAAAAGGAATTAGGAAAAGGAATTCCAAGTGTTTCTTTTAATTTGCGTCATGGAGGTTCGGCTTTGATTGATCGTAAAGATCCCAAACAAGCCATTCCGGAGATTAAAAAATTATCGGAATATATTGAAAAAAACAAGCGTTCGGCGGTGATATTCCCCGAAGGAACCCGAAGCAAAACAGGTAAGCCAAAAGAGTTTGCCCAAAGCGGTTTGAAAATATTGTGTAAATACGCACCATCGGCCTATGTGGTTCCTGTGAGTATTAATAATTCTTGGAAAATGGTTAAATACGGTTTTTTTCCTCTTGGTTTAGGAAATCGTCTTACCTTTGTAATTCATAAGCCATTAAAGGTAAGTGAATATAATTTTCCGGAGTTGATAGAGAAAACGGAAAATGAAGTAATAAAAGGAATACAATTTTAATTTATATAAAATGTCTATAAAAAACATTCGATTAGAAGTTATGCAGTTTTTAGAAAAAAACGTGACTAGCTATGTTGACCAGTATTTAATACCTGTGGAACAAATTTGGCAGCCATCTGATTTTTTACCAAATTCTGAAAGCGATAATTTCTTAGAAGAAGTAAAAGAGTTACGTGAAATCTCTAAGGATTTACCTTATGATTTTTGGGTTGCAATGGTAGGGGATACCATTACCGAAGAAGCTTTGCCAACCTATGAAAACTGGTTAATGGAAGTGGAAGGTGTGGATAATTTAGAGAGAAACGGTTGGTCTACTTGGGTACGCCAATGGACAGGAGAAGAAAATCGTCATGGTGATTTGTTAAATAAATATTTGTACTTATCGGGACGTGTCAATATGCGTGAGATCGAAATGACTACACAGCATCTTATCAATGATGGTTTTGATATTGGAACAGGAAGAGATCCGTATAAAAATTTTGTTTACACCAGTTTCCAAGAACTAGCCACTTATGTCTCTCACAATAGGGTTTCACAATTGGCCAAAAGTTACGGTGATAAAAAATTGGCCAAAATGTGTAAGATGATTGCAGGTGACGAAATGCGTCACCACCATGCTTATAGCGAATTTGTAAATCAGATTTTTAAGGTAGATCCTAGCGAAATGATGCTTGCTTTTCAGTACATGATGAAGCAAAAAATTGTCATGCCGGCGCATTTCTTGAGAGAATCGGGACAAAAAATAAGTTCCGCTTTTGAGCATTTTTCGGATTCTGCACAAAGAATTGGGGTGTACACCGCCAATGATTATGTGGATATCATGCAAAAATTAATAGACAAGTGGGAAATTGATAAAATAGGTGGTTTGACTGACGAAGCCGAAAAAGCACGTGATTATCTGATGAAATTACCGGCTCGTATGGCACGTATTTCAGAAAGGTTAGTTATTCCTCAAGAATCCTTTCAATTCAAATGGGTTGAACCAGCAAGATTGTAACATTAACGAAAGTTAATTTTTAGGATTTTGAGAATCCAATTTACTATATTATAAATGTTGGTTTTTAAAGTGGGAAAACTTTGAAAATCAACATTTTTTTTAAAATTATAAAAAATGAACAATACCGATATCATCAGTAAAACGATTGCTTTTGTAAAAGAAAAACTCCACCAAGCCGAAGGAGGACACGATTGGTTTCATATTGAACGAGTTTATAGAAATGCATTGTTGATTGCAACGACTGAAAATGGTGATCTAACAGTCATAAAATTGGCCGCTTTGCTGCACGATATTGCTGATAGTAAATTTCATGATGGAGATGAGACTGTTGGGCCTAAATTAGCCAGAACTTTTTTGGAAACTCAAAACGTCAATGAAGCTACCATTGCCCATGTGGTAAAGATTATCGAAAATATCTCTTTCAAAGGAGGTAATGTTCAAAGGGATTTTACTTCCATCGAACTCGATATTGTCCAAGATGCAGATCGTTTAGACGCTATTGGTGCTATTGGAATTGCAAGAACCTTCAATTATGGCGGTTTTAAAAATAGAACACTCTATGATCCTAAAATCGCGCCAAATACCAAGATGACTAAGGAAGAATATAAAAATAATGAAGCGCCAACGCTGAATCATTTCTATGAAAAACTACTGCTCTTGAAAGACAAAATGAATACTGACACTGGAAAAAAAATTGCGAAGGAAAGACACCGTTATATGGAGGGATTTCTGTCTCAGTTTTATGCCGAATGGGATGGTGAATTATTTAAATAATTCCTTTTTCTTTCATTTCGATAATCACACCCGAAGCATTTTTAAAAGTAGGTGCTTGTTCGATGATGGTTCCCACTCTTTTTTTATTGAGTTTAAAGGTGATGTCGTTTTCGGTCGTGAATAAAAGTGCCGTCAAAAACGGATTATTCATGTAAGGAGCCAAAACAACGAAGGCTTCATCTACAGTATGAAAGCTTTCTATTTCTTCGGTTTTGTAACGTGCCGTTAGGCAAAGTTTGTAACCGCCTTCATCCACTAAAACAGGACGAACATAGATATTTTTTAATTCGGTATCGCCTATGGTCTTCGCCAAAGTTAATTTGGCATACGTACCATTTTGGATGCTTTCTTTTACTTTTTCCCAAAATTGAACGAATACGGGTTGAAATGACATAGGATTGTTTTTAGATGGTGGAAAATGCTCCATTTGAAAGGACAAAATTAAGTGTTGTAAGTGGAAAAGTGCTTAAAATCTATAAAAACTTTGGTTTCTAAATGCAAAACCGCAAATGTTCAGAGGTTAAAGTCTGTAACATTTGCGGTTCGTATTCTATCTTAGTAAAGAATTGTTTTTTATTCGCCAGTAAATACTGCTTTTCTTTTCTCTAAAAAAGCGGTGGTTCCTTCTTTAAAATCTTCGGTTCCAAAACATTTCCCAAAGGATTTTATTTCGGTTTCAAAACCATTCTCTCCGTCTTTATAGTTGGCATTGATTGCTCGAATCGCCTTGCTGATGGCTAAGGGCGAGTTTTTCATGATTCTTTGTGCAATTCCGTTACAGTAAGGCAAAAGTTCACTTTGTGGGACTACATGATTCACTAAACCGGTTCTGTAAGCTTCTTCAGCAGTGATCATTCCGGCGGTCATAATCATTTCCATGGCGCGTCCTTTGCCTATTAATTGAGGCAAACGTTGGGTGCCACCATATCCTGGAATTACTCCTAAAGATACTTCAGGAAGCCCCATCTTGGCGTTGTCGGAAGCAATTCTAAAATGACAAGCCATGGCCAATTCTAATCCGCCTCCAAGGGCAAATCCGTTAATGGCTGCAATAACGGGTATTTTAAGATTCTCCACAAAGTTGAATAAAATTTCTTGACCTTGAGCTGCCAATTGTATGCCTTCTTCTACAGAAAAATGGGCAAATTCAGCGATATCAGCACCGGCAACAAAAGCTTTTTCCTCAGCACCGGTTAAAATAATTACTCTAGTTTCATAGTTTTTTTCCAATTCACCAAAGGCCTCATGCAACTCTTTGATCGTAGCTTTATTCAAAGCATTCAATTTTGTTGGACGATTGATGGTTATTGTTGCAATGCTATTTTCGGATGAGATTAAAATGTTTTTGTAGCTCATGGTACTAATTTAAGAGTTAATTATAGGAAGCGAAACGGTGAATTGAGTTCCTTTTCCAAGTTCTGTATCAAAGGTAATTGTTCCTTTATAATTTTCGATAATATTTTTGATAATACCAAGACCCAATCCCATTCCACTGCTTTTAGTGGTGAATTTGGGTTCAAATATGCGATCAATGTCTTGTTGCTTCATTCCTATTCCATTGTCTTTCACGGTAATTAGCACATCATTGGATTCTTTTCTAACGGAAACGGATACGCTTTTATTTTCTTGTTGTTCCGGTATGGATTGAATAGCATTTTTAACCAAGTTGGTGATGATTCGAATGAGTTGGGTTCGGTCAATTTTTGCAATAATCTCGGGTGATTCGCTTTCAAAAACAATATGCTCCTCATTAAAAATATCTAAGGCTAGTTCTACCACTTCCACTACGTTAAGTGTTTCATTTTGTTGGGCAGGCAT is a window of Flavobacterium acetivorans DNA encoding:
- a CDS encoding DUF4837 family protein, with the translated sequence MNKTHFLYLFISLFLFSCKKGDTDLPKKTTGRINSISVIVDDLWWNGEIGDNIRNKFASPVIGLPQEEPLFTINQYPVKLMEGFMTDCRNIIVIKKGNGNKFQIKENQCAAPQNVFHITGKTAGAILEILEKNSPKMIQIIHQTEIAEKQRLNRMSLMNTKAINKQFDIKIEIPSSYEQVLQKDNFIWLKKEIVSGSTSLLIYQLPLNSFKSGGNLVSNVIKIRDSIGHLYIHGKEANTDMVTEEAYAPYFFKIKQDGKLTYETKGTWEVKNDFMSGPFVNYAIVDQEHNRLLVLEGFCYSPSKEKRDLMHELESIIKSVSIDKK
- a CDS encoding GNAT family N-acetyltransferase, with product MGLQWKIKPFEALSVHELYDLLQLRSEIFVVEQNCVYLDLDGKDKLALHLFGEFEGKIVAHARLFKAGISFDNASIGRVVVDPNYRDRKWGHDLMREAIAGVAQHFGESKITIGAQLYLKKFYESHGFVQTSEMYLEDDIPHIEMKKE
- a CDS encoding S41 family peptidase, which translates into the protein MISFFKKKYIIPVVASAFLFVGASFKNDFFEIAKQIEIFTTLFKELNTNYVDETNPGDLMDKAIKGMLANLDPYTVYFNEQDVMQFKINNTGEYTGIGALITRKENKLIIREVYKNFPADKAGFKAGDEIIQIGDVLLADFKEDASQLMRGTKNTKIDVKFLRQNKTNTAQIVLDEVEIKSVPFFAKIDEKTGYIVLARFNNKAALETKAALEELKKQGAERIVLDLRGNSGGLLHEAVNICNLFVPKNEVIVTTKSKIEKHNNTYKTAFEPVDTQIPLVILINGKSASASEIVSGALQDLDRAVIVGSRSFGKGLVQKPVDLTYNTQLKVTISRYYTPSGRCIQALDYTHKDKNGQAKRTEEKNFNAFKTRKGRIVYDGGGILPDIALEESSTSAIANALLKNDGIFNYVTRYYFKNPNPGDQIPNFTAADYQDFKQFLKTEKFSFDTETELALKNTLAMAKKESIDATISNEYQQLLTALQKSEETLLDKNQEEIKKLILEEIIKRYQYQEGLYQYYLKNNSEIKKSVSILNNTTDYKSILKI
- the rnpA gene encoding ribonuclease P protein component, whose translation is MKFNYPKNEKLKSKTTIGLLFSEGKSVSKYPLRLVYHSGSLNEDEKIKMGVSVSKRNFKKAVDRNHFKRILRETYRLNKHLLIDNLDKPYAFMLFYQTKDRLSYEEINTKTIQLFEKFIAQNIKKDASIDDAKSIKD
- a CDS encoding lysophospholipid acyltransferase family protein translates to MQKIISYPISVIYYLCFGLTLVIFHPIQWICLKFFGYQAHKKSVDYLNFFLVKCTNLIGTTYKFENTESIPKGVPIIFVSNHQSMYDIIAMIWFLRRFHCKFVSKKELGKGIPSVSFNLRHGGSALIDRKDPKQAIPEIKKLSEYIEKNKRSAVIFPEGTRSKTGKPKEFAQSGLKILCKYAPSAYVVPVSINNSWKMVKYGFFPLGLGNRLTFVIHKPLKVSEYNFPELIEKTENEVIKGIQF
- a CDS encoding acyl-ACP desaturase; amino-acid sequence: MSIKNIRLEVMQFLEKNVTSYVDQYLIPVEQIWQPSDFLPNSESDNFLEEVKELREISKDLPYDFWVAMVGDTITEEALPTYENWLMEVEGVDNLERNGWSTWVRQWTGEENRHGDLLNKYLYLSGRVNMREIEMTTQHLINDGFDIGTGRDPYKNFVYTSFQELATYVSHNRVSQLAKSYGDKKLAKMCKMIAGDEMRHHHAYSEFVNQIFKVDPSEMMLAFQYMMKQKIVMPAHFLRESGQKISSAFEHFSDSAQRIGVYTANDYVDIMQKLIDKWEIDKIGGLTDEAEKARDYLMKLPARMARISERLVIPQESFQFKWVEPARL
- a CDS encoding HD domain-containing protein; translated protein: MNNTDIISKTIAFVKEKLHQAEGGHDWFHIERVYRNALLIATTENGDLTVIKLAALLHDIADSKFHDGDETVGPKLARTFLETQNVNEATIAHVVKIIENISFKGGNVQRDFTSIELDIVQDADRLDAIGAIGIARTFNYGGFKNRTLYDPKIAPNTKMTKEEYKNNEAPTLNHFYEKLLLLKDKMNTDTGKKIAKERHRYMEGFLSQFYAEWDGELFK
- a CDS encoding enoyl-CoA hydratase/isomerase family protein, with the translated sequence MSYKNILISSENSIATITINRPTKLNALNKATIKELHEAFGELEKNYETRVIILTGAEEKAFVAGADIAEFAHFSVEEGIQLAAQGQEILFNFVENLKIPVIAAINGFALGGGLELAMACHFRIASDNAKMGLPEVSLGVIPGYGGTQRLPQLIGKGRAMEMIMTAGMITAEEAYRTGLVNHVVPQSELLPYCNGIAQRIMKNSPLAISKAIRAINANYKDGENGFETEIKSFGKCFGTEDFKEGTTAFLEKRKAVFTGE